A region of the Brienomyrus brachyistius isolate T26 chromosome 10, BBRACH_0.4, whole genome shotgun sequence genome:
TGCAGGTCCTGCGGCGTTTTTGTCCAGTATAGCTAGTCATATTGTGTACCTGTTACATGAAACCGATGGTCCATCTTATCCTTCCTgctgtgctctgtgtgtgtgtgtgtgtgtgtgtgtgtgtgtgtgtgtgtgtgtggggggaggggtgggtggCGTCATGCAAATTGTTTGCACTTATGTACAGAAACAagtcttgttttttttgttttgttttttttaaaaagcaagaAAAGATGAGGCCTGTGTTCTTTATGCGGGTAAACAATGATCTTCTAGAAGTTTGTAAaagaattatttaatttttagatTTTGATTTAGATTTTAATGGCTTTTGCCTGTTTCTGAAATCTTAACTGTCACCTTGCTGATGAGACGGTCTGTGTGGAGAAGCACTGGGAAACTGCAGTGGGTGTGGATCGGAGCTGAGCATGACTTTATGGGAGAGTGTGGGTGGAGCTTATGTGGTGAGGGGGTGGAGCAACCCAGCACGAGGGCCTCAACCTTACACCTAGTTGTCGTTCTGCCAGAAAAGCCATTATAGCCTGACACAGACTGTCAGGGGACAGAGCCTGCAttgatatttttttcctttgcctTAATGGCATTTTTTGACATGTTTTAGCCAGTGTGCTAGTTAGCCAAACCAAAACAAGTGCCAATTCCAGTAGAGGAGAGCTGAGGAGCTCTGACTGCTGAAATAAATGTGCAATCTGGGGTCCTGCCATTGGCAAAAAAGTCCCTGCaacattattattgttacttTTTTAAGAAAAATTATTTACAACACGTCTTTGTCTGGAAGAACTAACTAAAATACGCTGGGCATTGAACTGCACTGAATTTTCCTTCAGGCCCAGGTTGGTCTGCACTGACCCCTGCAGGCTATCTGGGGAATAGCATGGTAACCAAAGTTAGCTTGCTAGCTTTTCGGACATCCGAGGTAATCGGCATATAGCTTGTATTGTTTGCCTTGTGTCTTATCGAAAGATCTTGTTACTTTGCTAAAATCATGGCAGCGGAAAATAAACACTCACACAGACCCTGCCAATCAGAAACGGAAATACTAATGTCATTTAAATTCAGAAGGCAAGCGCCCAAGGTCTCACTCTGTGGAATTAAATCAGGGTGTACTCTGGCTCAGATGGAACCTGTGCAGCTGGATGAGAACAGGAGAGTAATGGGTATTCATTAttcattaatgttttatttaggaGCCAATTTCTGCAAAGTTGTgtagtgttttttattttttattttatttaaacaaagAAAAGCCTTTTTGGGGGATCTTGTACATTTTTCTGTGGGAAGCCGATGTAACAGTGCTGGAAGCCAATGATTTTGTTGCCATGGcaattgtaccctagctgtGGAGGGAGGAGTCTCACCAGGCTGTGACTGTAAGAAGCAGCCCTTTAATCGTTGGAAGGAACTCCCTCCATCCAGCGGAGCAGAGGAGCAGTCACAGTTGCATTTATTTCCACTGTGCCTCATGGGAAAATATACTGTGCCGGGGTGGACGGACCGTTTGCCTCTATGTGCATTGTGAGGCAGGAGAATATGGCTTCATTGTGCCACCCCAGCTCTCCACAGTTTCCTTGCTGGCTGGCAGAGAAGAGAGGATCAGAGTGAAGACAGACCAGGCCAATCAGAAAGCATTTCGGGTTTGGAGGAGGGAGACAGCCTGGCCCGGAGTTAATCAGATTCTTTCAGGGTGGGGGTCTGCACCAGTGTTTGCGTGTCAGGCAGGACATGTGTTACGCATTAAAGCCATATCTCAAAGGCTCCTCTCTCCACTGCAGGACGTTAACAAATGAGAAGTTTTCTGTTTGTTGCTTATATTTCAATGGCGGGTATCGTTTTCCTTCTAAGCGTTTCACATGGCTAATGGTGAATGTGTGTAAGTCACAGCTTCTCTCGTGTGGCTTCTCTTCATTTTTGACCGatcttttaaataaagcactTAATTGTCAATTGTGTCTCCTGTTTGGCCTGaatgtgggatgggggggggggtaacgtgGAGTTGGGCAATGGGGGGTTGCAAcgtggagatggggggggggggggtattgccTCCTAAGCAAAACATTCTGGTTGCAACATTAAATACAGGCACCAGCAGGCCAGTGACGAAAGCAGCACCGTTGGGCTACTGATGTAGCAACTTCATGCTACTGCTGCGGAAGGAAGTGGCAGCGAACATTTCTGCAGTGCATTTCTGTTCAAGGAAAAAAGACTGAGCTTGTATGAGCACGAACATCTAgatgtaatataaaaaaaattcactGTTTCATTTATCTAAATGCAAGATCTGTTACCCTGAACACATACTGTAGTCTTCACTGTAACAATTTCTCACCATTTCAAGTAAGTACTGACTTAACTACAGGGTGGCATTTCAGTGTGCAGCAACttcctggctctgtgtgtgtgtttctgtctctCTGACTTCCTGTGTGATGTATCTTTGTGTCTGTGTCCCAGGAGCTTATGTCCACGTCTTGGTGTGTCCAGTGTCTTGTGATTCCTCGGGTGTCCCTGCACATGCAGTCCCTCCTCTCAGGCATTCTGCGTGGCAGCCACCTTGCTTTTAACCTTCTCGAAGATCTCTAGGACCTTGGCTTTTGACACAGCCCCCTCCCTAAGGAAGGAGAGCTTCCCTGTTGGGGAGAGAGGAAGCAGACTGTCACGTAGTGTGCCAGTGGGGCGTGAAGGCATTCGGGTGGAGCAGATGTCTACCAACCTTCGTCAATCTTGGTGCAGATGACGACGGTGGAGGACACCAGCTCGGTGGAGTCTCCGTCACATAGCACGCCATCTAGCTTGTCCGCCAAACgcctgagaagagagacagagagtgtTATCCCAGCAATAATCCCCATCCAACCAGAGCAAATATCCCCTCCAGCTCTGAATGCTGGGAATCACTGTAAGAATACAAGGCAGGCAATATTTTGCAGGTCGCCGGAGTGCGTGTCAGGGTTGCACACTCACGTTACAACCATGTCATGGTGCGTGCTGTCCGGCTCCCCGCTGGGGTTGGCGGAAGTGATGGCCAGTGGTCCTGTCATGCTCAGGAGGTGGCACGTCACTGTCAGGTCCGAAATCCGGATCATGATTGAGTCCTTGGTTCCCACGTAGTCATAGGCCTCACCGACTCCTACAGcaggttggggaggggggggagatggggggggggggggttgtggtttGACTTCAAAAGTAGCAGGTTGTGTTGAAACACTCTGGTTCTGCTTCACTTCCAGCTTCCCCATTCCGTAACGTAAACCGTCTGCACGATTACAAGCTGCTGACTTGTGGCTAACAGCTGTCTCTCAGGCCCAGTCCTGCCAGACGCACCCAGTTTGCGCAGCCATGGTCCCTTGTGGACGATGCAGCCGATGCCGCCCGGATACACATGGCGCATGAACTCCCACAGCAGAGGGCTGAACGGCGGGTTGACGGCTTCCAGCTGCTTGAGATTGGCGATCGTCAGGCAAATCGGCTTTTCCATTGGCCTCTCCTGCAGCAATGAAACCCCTTCATCACCCACGGCAGCAGTGTGGGATTAATCCCCTGAAGTTGCATTCATATTCCTGCTTCAGCAGTAAACACCACCCTTATTATGTCTGATATCTCAGTTATTTCTATGGCTACTTTTTGGAAACAATGGTAGGGAACAGAATCTATTGGTGCTTCTGGTAACCGTGATGTGTATCCATGGGAACAGTGACTGGATGGGGATCCGCACCTTGATGTTGTAGATGCGCTGGATGGCTGATGGGTGGGAGCACGAAGCAGCCAGCGTGTACACCGTGTCAGATGGGATGCCGCACACACCCCCTCGACCCAGGATGTCTGCGATGGTTCGCAGGCCGCTGGTCTTCTCAGAGGTTGGGCAGGGACAAGGAGGGTCTGTCCCACAGACGGCCTTGGGCTTCGACGACTGGTCGGAAAACACACCTACGTGTCATTAACGTAAGGCTCTGGCTGGAACTTTTATTTACCCACTACAAATCCCAGGATGCACTCTGGTGTCACTCAATAAAAAAATGCCCACTATGAAACAGTAGATGGATAAATGTGACTTAAAATGCTTAGTCTCACCCCCAAGTGATGCAAATAGAGTGCCTTGCAAAAGTACTGACCGCCCCATAAAATGACCAGATCTGCCTGAATTATAAATGGTACATATACACATTCTTCCTGTCAGTATTTTAATTGCAAACACAGTCTCTCACTATAAATTTTCAAAATCAATAATTGGTCAGCAAACCTTTTAATGAAATCCAAACACTGAAAAATGCCTTTTGCATACGTTTTTGATGCCTGTGCTCTGGACGCACCAGGTTGAAAGAGGCAAAAGACACCAATTACAAATACTCCTTTACCAAGGACACAGTCATCTTACAATTGACCTCTGCCAGTGGTAACGCCCCCCCTCAGCAGTTTCGCTACCCTTGGAAAGATTTTTAAATTGTATGAAACAAAATGCAAGGAGAGAGACCTGCTtcaatctgaaaaaaaaactgaagcttggggaaaacacatttcagcaggacaatgattGTGATGCAGTGATGCAGCTGTGCAGCTGTAAATCATGCAGAGAAGCCACTGCTGTCACTAAGCAACATCCACCCAATCCGAAGGACCTGGAGCGAGTCTGCCATGAAAAATGGATAAAAATGACTTAACAATGTAAAAAGCTGGTAGCTACTCACGCCTAAATACTTAGAGCTGTTATTGCAGCAAAAGGGAGCTCCAGCAAATGCTGATGCGTTGGGGTCGAATACTTGTGAAAATGGAATTTAAGTTTTTGACTTTCTTTAAAAGTTTTAATGACATTGATTTTGACATATACTGTGACAGACTAAGAGTTTGTAATAAAAAATACTGGCAGGAAAAATATGTACATGCATAGTCTGTAATTCAGGCAGGTCTGATCATTTTAAGGGGGGGTTGATACCTCTGCTAGGCACTGTACTTAATATAAACAGGAAGCACTCAAGTATCTCATGACTTTCTGCTGACCTTGATGACCTTGGGGCCCAGTGGGATTAGGTTCTTTTCGAAGATGTTATTGGTCAGGGATGCAGTGGCACCATAAAGGCACATCACACCAAAGAAAGCCAGCAGGCCAACTGTGGGATGAAGGAGAGACGTCAAGAATAACTGCCGGCAGCATTATCTGCTGTTACAATGGATGAAATGCCAGTGGACTGTCACCACAAGATTAAGCAAAGAAATAGTGATTTAGGTGAGTGAGTGATTTAACAAACAACCTCCCTTTAAACTGCTAAATGGATTAAGAAGGTCAGTTTATTTTGGCTTGTATCCTGGATTCTGACCTTCTGCATCAAAGCTAGGCTTGCCCAAGGTGGTAAGGAGGAAGCAGATCATCAGGCCCTCCATGGTCAGAGCAAGCACCAGCAGAACCACTGTGCTGTAAGCCGCTGTAGGGAGAAGGAGCATATGgaaggggtcaaaggtcattcGTTCCAGGTGCGCTGCCAGCGCCATCGACGGGGGAATGTTAAGGGAGCGGCAGAGAGGATCTcaccgatgatgatgatgaaaaagTTGATGACAAGAAAGGACACCGCTGCTGCAGTGAGGGCGTGCAGAGAGAACGTGGCGGCACCCACAGGGGAACCTGAGAGTGGGGAGAAGGCAGACTGTGAGCGAGACGTTTCAGCCCCAGGCGTGGCTTGCAGGTAGAGGTCACTCGCCAGCGGGCTAAACTGGCTTTAGTTCCACGCCACGGTTTGTAGGACTAATAGGGCAGTGAAGCCACCTGCCTTTAGTGTTTGTAAAGTGGGGGACACAATGTGATGTGAATAGAAATACGGAACAAGTAGCGTGTTTTCCGGGATCCATACACAACATAGCATTTTATTTCTGAATACtgtatatttcaataaaatACAGGATGAGAGCTAACTGTACTCCTAAGAGTCTGATGGAATACTGGTACCAGAGAGGTACTGGTCCACGGGTTGGGAACCCCTTGGATAGATAAATGAAATGTGTTACCTGTCAGTCTGAGACAAGCCCACGTGGACCAGATGGCTGCATAACAGAAGGGCACCGTGAGCCCAAACCGACGGCCTCCTCGAACCTGCAGCCGCGCCACGTAGAGCTGCATCACGGTTCCAGGGACCAGGATCCCGGGCAGCACCTGCATCTCCTGTGCCAGGCTGGCGGAGGGTGTGACCAGTGCCGCCCAAGCTGCCAGCCCATTGCAAAGGAAGAACAGGGTGTCTGGCAGGCGTGCAGAGAGCTGGCTGGGGGAGGCAGGGGCTGGGGGCACTGAGGCAGGGTAGGGGGTCAAGCAACGCTTAATTCCGAACAGCATCTCCTGCAACTTGCCAGCAGTGAGGAATCGGGTGCCCCTGGAGATCAGGATCTTTTCGGCAATGGAGTTCACCAAACTGATGAACGACAGGCCAAGGCTGAAGGTGGCATACAAGCACAGGGTCACCCCCATGAAGGGGCCCCGTGAGTGACTGGGCACCTGGTGCAGCGCCGCCACTGTGACAAGAGCAAACAACAGGTTGTGCAAGAGTTCGGCCCGGTCGCGGCACAGCGACAGCAGGCACGGCAACAGCGACGCCAGGAGGAAGAACCAGCCCCCCAGCTGGGCGGTCTGGACCTGGTCCACCTCTGTCGGCAGGAATTTGGAGGACACGAGCCCCTCCcaagccagcaccagccagAAGGTGCAGTGCAGCCCAAACTTGCTGCAGTGGAAGACGTCCCCGCGCAGACAGGCATAGTAGCTGGCTATCAGCTGGGCCACAGCATTAATGCtgacccacagcacccccacctGGAAGGAGGCAGGGTAGCCAAAGCTGTGGAAGGCGAGGATGGTGGCAGCCACCGTATCGGCCATGTTGCCCAGGGCGAAAGGCTCTGCATACTTGCtgttcttcttcttctcctcgtcctcctcgccAGccttccttgcctgcttcctctcGGTCGACTTGATGGCGGCACCCAGCAGGAGCACATCGAATGGCGCATTACCAAACCCGGGGAGGACGTGCCGCTGGTAGATGCCTTTGAGGAGCAGGGCGGCGGCGCTGTACAGACCGACCACCATGATCACAAGCTGCaggccccccgccacccccaggGCGGCAGTGGCCCTCAGACCGATGGCCTCCATCACCAGCGTAGCTGTAATGGCGCCAAACACCACCGGCATCAAGTAGTTGGCCGTGGCTGAGCAGAAGGTGACGATAAAGGCTACGGCGATATAGGGCACCATGCCCGCCACAGCCGATTCGACGATGGGCGGCCGGATCGAGCTGATGTTCTGGAAGGCTATGGAATATGTGAAGCCGGTGATGGCCTCTGAGGTGCGGCTGATGTTCACCCCAGAGTTTGCGATCTCCCAGGAGCCCAGCACCAGCCGCGTGGCCCCGTAGCTTCCCCAGAGCGCTGAGAAGGCCACGAAAGTGGTGCCGGAGAGATGGTCGTATTTACGGAAGGTCAGGAGCCCAGCGACCAGCTGGACCAGGCCCCCGACCAGAATGAGGTGCACACCTGGGAAGCAGGGAGACGGAGGTGTGAGGTACCGAATGTTCAGAACGACCTGCATTATACACCTGGTCGTGGACACCAGCTGATACCAAACCATAATCATATAAACATTCGTGTTTGTATAAATagagtatattttaatatacaatgACTATACaattttctttgtttgtttgtgtagtTTTCCTCCCAGTGATGCTCCACCCACTTTCCCAAAATGTGTTAGTTGAGCATCGACGATGGCTGTTATTGCTCAGGCACAGGCAATAAAAGGTTTCTGTCAACCATTAGCCCCTCTCCCCTCTACTAAATGGTACCAAATTGTTCCTCTGCTGGGGGAATTCGCAGGTCATGATGTGAATTGAGTTGGAGGAGGTGGGCGGAACCTCAGTCAACCTGGACCGCGCCCAATAGGAGTACGATGCGGAAAAATCAACGCGCTGATCTTAATGATGCACGGCGCATAGCTCAAACCTCACCTGCCAGCGTGTTCTCCACACCAAGGGCTGGCTTGCCCGTCCCCAAGTGAGCAAAGTTTTGCAGGGCAACGTAGGAGGC
Encoded here:
- the LOC125750348 gene encoding uncharacterized protein LOC125750348, encoding MSSGGFASVFYSEPGVLGLLANVFSASYVALQNFAHLGTGKPALGVENTLAGVHLILVGGLVQLVAGLLTFRKYDHLSGTTFVAFSALWGSYGATRLVLGSWEIANSGVNISRTSEAITGFTYSIAFQNISSIRPPIVESAVAGMVPYIAVAFIVTFCSATANYLMPVVFGAITATLVMEAIGLRATAALGVAGGLQLVIMVVGLYSAAALLLKGIYQRHVLPGFGNAPFDVLLLGAAIKSTERKQARKAGEEDEEKKKNSKYAEPFALGNMADTVAATILAFHSFGYPASFQVGVLWVSINAVAQLIASYYACLRGDVFHCSKFGLHCTFWLVLAWEGLVSSKFLPTEVDQVQTAQLGGWFFLLASLLPCLLSLCRDRAELLHNLLFALVTVAALHQVPSHSRGPFMGVTLCLYATFSLGLSFISLVNSIAEKILISRGTRFLTAGKLQEMLFGIKRCLTPYPASVPPAPASPSQLSARLPDTLFFLCNGLAAWAALVTPSASLAQEMQVLPGILVPGTVMQLYVARLQVRGGRRFGLTVPFCYAAIWSTWACLRLTGSPVGAATFSLHALTAAAVSFLVINFFIIIIAAYSTVVLLVLALTMEGLMICFLLTTLGKPSFDAEVGLLAFFGVMCLYGATASLTNNIFEKNLIPLGPKVIKSSKPKAVCGTDPPCPCPTSEKTSGLRTIADILGRGGVCGIPSDTVYTLAASCSHPSAIQRIYNIKERPMEKPICLTIANLKQLEAVNPPFSPLLWEFMRHVYPGGIGCIVHKGPWLRKLGVGEAYDYVGTKDSIMIRISDLTVTCHLLSMTGPLAITSANPSGEPDSTHHDMVVTRLADKLDGVLCDGDSTELVSSTVVICTKIDEGKLSFLREGAVSKAKVLEIFEKVKSKVAATQNA